In the genome of Aulosira sp. FACHB-615, one region contains:
- a CDS encoding LapA family protein — translation MKTISNLLISVVIAVWIVAIAILSVQNATPVSLKFLSFQSIQIPVGLVLAFSAAIGVIGVAVLQPLWGLAGSGENRLEEDAEFFVDDEDF, via the coding sequence ATGAAGACAATTTCTAATTTGTTAATATCTGTTGTTATAGCTGTTTGGATAGTGGCGATCGCAATTCTTTCAGTTCAAAATGCCACACCAGTATCGTTAAAGTTTTTAAGTTTTCAATCAATTCAAATACCAGTCGGTTTAGTTCTGGCTTTTAGTGCTGCGATCGGGGTAATTGGGGTAGCTGTGCTGCAACCTCTGTGGGGGTTGGCTGGTTCCGGCGAAAATCGCTTGGAAGAGGATGCAGAGTTTTTTGTTGATGATGAGGATTTTTGA
- a CDS encoding BrnA antitoxin family protein: protein MNNTSRTDWDRINAMSDKDIDTSDIPALSDEFFAKAQLRMPNSNVKITVQIDPETFAWFQSQGETAQQQMAAALKIYAEAHKAYPTLEAKNGN, encoded by the coding sequence ATGAACAATACCTCAAGAACTGATTGGGATAGAATCAATGCTATGAGTGACAAAGATATTGACACTTCAGACATTCCAGCCTTGTCAGATGAGTTCTTTGCCAAAGCACAATTACGAATGCCTAACTCAAATGTAAAAATTACAGTTCAGATAGATCCTGAAACTTTTGCTTGGTTTCAATCACAGGGTGAAACTGCACAGCAACAGATGGCTGCGGCATTAAAGATTTATGCAGAAGCACACAAAGCTTATCCAACATTGGAAGCAAAGAATGGAAACTGA
- a CDS encoding BrnA antitoxin family protein: METDYDFSQGKRGAIEPTPAGKTRITIRLDDKILTWFREQVHLAGGGNYQSLINDALREYIQQRREPLEETLRRVLREELERIKK; this comes from the coding sequence ATGGAAACTGACTATGATTTTAGCCAAGGTAAACGAGGCGCAATTGAGCCGACACCAGCAGGTAAAACTCGAATTACAATTCGCTTAGATGATAAAATATTAACTTGGTTTCGTGAACAAGTTCACCTAGCAGGTGGCGGAAATTATCAAAGTTTAATCAACGATGCTTTGCGTGAATACATTCAGCAGCGCCGTGAACCTTTAGAAGAAACATTACGGCGAGTTTTGCGCGAAGAACTTGAGCGCATCAAAAAATAA